Proteins encoded within one genomic window of Mesobacillus subterraneus:
- a CDS encoding J domain-containing protein, whose product MLTIKEAAEQLISYGIDATDQDVKMWIEEGILKAEQAHRRNFLYKIHLKDLTEFIIQKYNNKYSEQLESTKQENTLLNDQLELLNTRLHIEQSKVRTLKKMLNAQIEASGTDPSQMEELLGLNKNTDSYVLKKEFKKILKALHPDRGGDERLFKVFNEHYENLK is encoded by the coding sequence ATGCTGACAATCAAAGAGGCTGCTGAACAGCTAATTTCATATGGAATAGATGCTACAGACCAAGATGTAAAGATGTGGATTGAAGAAGGAATATTAAAAGCCGAACAAGCTCATAGACGAAACTTTTTGTATAAAATACATCTGAAAGACCTGACAGAGTTCATAATTCAAAAGTATAACAACAAATACTCCGAACAATTGGAGAGTACCAAACAGGAGAATACCTTGCTTAACGATCAACTGGAATTGCTGAATACGCGATTGCATATTGAGCAATCCAAGGTAAGAACGCTGAAAAAAATGCTAAATGCACAAATTGAAGCATCTGGTACTGACCCTTCGCAAATGGAAGAACTATTAGGTTTAAACAAGAATACAGACAGCTATGTTCTGAAAAAAGAATTCAAGAAAATCCTCAAAGCCCTCCATCCCGACCGCGGCGGTGATGAAAGGCTGTTCAAGGTGTTTAACGAACATTACGAGAATTTGAAGTAG
- a CDS encoding acyl-ACP desaturase codes for MLTNHLDFRLEPRIRELYEEHKKRAEKIDWGYHEFLPWDQAMDFKRVPWDESQVTLPAPVITAIETALLTEVNLPWFTSYLDQTFKGSLSVIKDFVHTWTAEEDQHSNLLETYLLITRNVEPMRLHQLHKMTLENGWDPDFHTPFETMVYTSMQELATMVFYNNVAKVAGPHDRELATLLRRLAKDETLHYAFYRDVIKYHLELEPNYCYYLGNVIMNFKMPGAVMPDFENRMVIIAKEANYSPLEYFDQVLNVIVDYWDIGNLRPIAPEAEKARLDILNYHARLKKVRERFYKNK; via the coding sequence TTGCTGACGAACCATCTGGATTTCCGACTCGAGCCAAGGATTAGAGAACTTTACGAGGAGCATAAGAAACGTGCTGAAAAAATTGACTGGGGCTATCATGAGTTTTTGCCGTGGGATCAGGCAATGGATTTTAAACGCGTTCCCTGGGACGAAAGCCAGGTCACGTTGCCAGCTCCAGTTATCACTGCGATTGAGACGGCACTTCTAACTGAGGTGAACCTTCCTTGGTTTACTTCATATCTTGATCAGACTTTTAAAGGGTCTTTATCTGTCATCAAAGATTTCGTGCATACATGGACGGCAGAAGAGGATCAGCACTCCAATTTGCTGGAAACGTATCTGTTAATCACGAGGAATGTTGAGCCGATGAGGCTGCATCAATTACATAAAATGACCCTTGAGAATGGCTGGGATCCTGATTTTCATACTCCCTTCGAAACGATGGTTTACACTTCAATGCAAGAATTGGCGACAATGGTGTTTTACAATAATGTCGCGAAGGTAGCCGGGCCGCATGATAGGGAATTAGCCACACTTCTCCGCCGGCTTGCAAAGGATGAGACACTTCACTACGCGTTTTATCGAGATGTAATCAAATACCATTTAGAATTAGAGCCTAACTATTGCTACTATCTGGGCAATGTCATCATGAATTTCAAAATGCCCGGTGCCGTCATGCCAGATTTTGAGAATCGGATGGTCATTATCGCTAAGGAGGCGAATTATAGCCCACTGGAGTATTTCGACCAAGTACTCAATGTCATCGTTGATTATTGGGATATCGGGAACCTTAGGCCGATTGCTCCTGAAGCAGAAAAGGCCAGGCTGGATATCTTAAATTATCACGCTCGACTAAAAAAGGTCAGGGAGCGTTTTTATAAAAACAAATAA